The Paenibacillus sp. YPG26 genome includes a window with the following:
- a CDS encoding YjcZ family sporulation protein: MGEIKESRGGYGGIGGAFTSTGAILVLFILLVIISRTILL, encoded by the coding sequence ATGGGTGAAATCAAAGAGTCAAGAGGCGGTTACGGTGGAATTGGTGGTGCATTTACAAGCACAGGTGCAATCCTAGTCCTGTTCATCCTGCTTGTGATCATCAGCCGTACCATTCTCCTCTAA
- a CDS encoding ABC transporter permease, whose translation MDLRTLRSRRRAAFWGKIVPYFPYVVQSGVAVLTFILFIAFAAWYTSFLKHIPPELPIRWIMLILLAPLTVYASFRTYLQPADLTFLLPQEYRMKPYLTPAYRSGIIYKLIGLFILLIAVWPLYVRSSPDPKPLWLMALTLVVLKMISSYGAWQELRMSSARARSGYRLLRWCLVILMLAAWIWQPPLRSALFTILVGVNYVLSLRLTVKHQVPWEMLIATEKAQASRVLLLLGWFVDIPAEGQKVYPRRWLAGMGNTVPWGQDTAFRYLLIKTFVRSELLGIIVRLTLLSMLLVWWTGNSIWGPVIYLFFLFAAGMQLSTLRQYHRDSPAASFYPVPEGAHIEAALRLMFRVQAALAVITWLPMLVLGYTRPAMLLFSLAAGIILVILLRSRFARSWKLEEEDE comes from the coding sequence ATGGATTTAAGAACACTGCGCAGCCGCCGGAGAGCCGCCTTTTGGGGGAAGATCGTCCCGTATTTTCCTTATGTGGTGCAAAGCGGTGTGGCTGTGCTTACCTTTATTCTGTTCATTGCCTTTGCTGCCTGGTACACCTCATTCCTGAAGCATATTCCCCCTGAGCTTCCCATTCGCTGGATTATGTTAATTCTGCTTGCTCCGCTTACGGTGTATGCCAGCTTCAGAACGTATCTGCAGCCAGCGGACCTTACATTCCTGCTGCCTCAGGAATACAGGATGAAGCCTTATCTCACCCCGGCTTACCGCAGTGGGATAATATATAAGCTAATCGGACTCTTCATCCTTCTCATCGCTGTGTGGCCGCTGTATGTTCGCAGCAGTCCGGATCCGAAGCCGCTCTGGCTTATGGCTCTTACGCTTGTTGTGCTCAAAATGATCAGCTCCTACGGCGCCTGGCAGGAGCTGCGGATGAGCTCTGCCCGCGCCCGAAGCGGATACCGCCTGCTACGCTGGTGCCTCGTTATTCTAATGCTTGCGGCATGGATCTGGCAGCCACCTCTGCGAAGCGCGCTTTTCACCATTCTAGTCGGGGTCAATTATGTATTATCCCTGCGTCTGACTGTGAAGCATCAGGTTCCTTGGGAGATGCTGATTGCGACCGAGAAGGCGCAGGCCTCGCGGGTGCTGCTATTGCTTGGCTGGTTCGTTGATATACCGGCGGAAGGACAGAAGGTATACCCGCGCCGCTGGTTGGCCGGGATGGGGAACACGGTTCCTTGGGGACAAGATACCGCCTTCCGTTATCTCTTAATCAAGACCTTCGTCCGAAGTGAACTTCTGGGCATTATTGTCAGGCTGACCCTGCTTTCGATGCTGCTTGTATGGTGGACGGGTAATTCAATCTGGGGACCGGTCATTTACCTGTTCTTCCTGTTCGCGGCAGGGATGCAGCTCAGCACACTTCGCCAGTATCACCGCGATTCCCCGGCAGCCTCATTCTATCCCGTGCCGGAAGGGGCCCATATTGAGGCAGCCCTGCGCCTTATGTTCCGGGTCCAAGCTGCTCTGGCTGTAATCACGTGGCTGCCTATGCTTGTACTCGGTTACACCCGGCCGGCAATGCTCTTGTTCAGCCTGGCAGCGGGGATAATCCTGGTGATTCTGTTAAGAAGCCGGTTCGCACGCAGCTGGAAGCTGGAAGAGGAAGATGAATAA
- a CDS encoding ABC transporter ATP-binding protein, producing the protein MEQTPVLQLEELSGGYSLGKPVLHNLNFDVKPGEMVGLIGLNGAGKSTTMKHILGLMTPHKGVVLVQGKTRDESPQSYQSSLAFVPESPLLYEELTVREHLEFTARAYGVEPEAYRERSERLLDLFHMREKADSLSMHLSKGMKQKVMIMSAFVARPPLYVIDEPFLGLDPLGIRSLLDFMLEMKRSGASILLSSHILSTIEHYCDRFVVLHRGAVVAQGTLDEIAQQANAPGESLENIFYALVKGGE; encoded by the coding sequence TTGGAACAAACACCTGTACTGCAGCTTGAAGAGCTTAGCGGAGGCTACAGCCTGGGGAAGCCGGTGCTGCATAATCTTAACTTTGATGTGAAGCCGGGCGAAATGGTCGGTCTGATCGGTCTGAACGGAGCGGGAAAGAGTACGACCATGAAGCACATTCTTGGGCTAATGACACCTCATAAAGGGGTGGTTCTGGTTCAGGGCAAGACAAGGGATGAATCGCCGCAGAGCTATCAATCCTCGCTGGCTTTCGTGCCGGAATCTCCGCTGCTGTATGAAGAGTTGACGGTCCGTGAGCATTTGGAGTTCACAGCCCGGGCTTATGGCGTTGAGCCGGAGGCTTACCGTGAGCGCTCGGAGAGGCTGCTGGATCTGTTCCACATGAGGGAGAAAGCAGACAGCTTATCTATGCATTTATCCAAAGGGATGAAGCAGAAGGTGATGATCATGAGCGCCTTCGTGGCGCGTCCGCCGCTCTATGTTATCGATGAGCCGTTCCTGGGGCTTGATCCGCTGGGAATTCGCTCCCTGCTGGATTTCATGCTGGAGATGAAGAGAAGCGGGGCGTCGATTCTGCTCAGCTCTCATATTCTGTCCACGATTGAGCACTATTGTGACAGATTCGTAGTTCTCCACCGGGGAGCTGTAGTTGCGCAGGGGACGCTGGACGAGATTGCACAGCAAGCGAACGCACCGGGAGAGTCACTGGAGAATATCTTCTATGCTCTAGTGAAGGGCGGCGAGTAA
- a CDS encoding DEAD/DEAH box helicase, whose translation MTINTFPSIGVNEALTSELAEYGITEPSEVQAQAIPAVLEGRDVLAQSQTGTGKTLAYLLPILQRINPAVKSPQALILAPTQELAMQILRESQRYGESLGIHAQALIGGAAIGRQIEKLKLHPQLVVGTPGRIKELLAVKKLKMHEVKTLVVDEVDQVFQLGGSGDVEHIIRAALRDRQLLFLSATISSEIRSLAYREMKDPAEIGIEPEQRTSKTLDHVYFVTEEREKVDTLRRIVRTYNAPKAIVFVNNTQDIGEVEAKMNFVGLHAQALYGDADKTTRSLVLRRFREGSIQLLIASDVAARGLDIEDLGLIINYDPPIDSEHYVHRSGRTGRMGRKGLAVSLVTPREEFIIRKFAKELGIEFIQRALYGGRIVDPHEAGGARAGSASRPRPERGVRPASMGSKDKNSTISRTAGGDARANRSESKVSERKLDRHRDRKNKGAPKWLKDKQPPRS comes from the coding sequence ATGACAATAAATACGTTTCCTTCAATCGGTGTGAATGAGGCATTAACCTCGGAGCTGGCCGAATACGGGATTACAGAGCCGTCCGAAGTACAAGCCCAGGCGATTCCGGCCGTTCTGGAGGGCAGGGATGTGCTCGCCCAGTCGCAGACCGGAACGGGGAAGACCTTGGCCTATCTGCTGCCAATCCTGCAGCGGATCAATCCGGCTGTCAAATCGCCTCAAGCTCTAATTCTTGCGCCAACGCAAGAGCTGGCTATGCAGATTCTTCGGGAAAGCCAGCGCTATGGCGAATCCCTGGGCATCCATGCACAGGCTCTGATTGGCGGGGCCGCTATTGGACGGCAGATTGAGAAGCTGAAGCTTCATCCCCAGCTTGTAGTGGGAACGCCTGGACGAATTAAGGAACTGCTGGCTGTGAAGAAGCTCAAGATGCATGAGGTCAAGACCCTGGTTGTGGATGAGGTAGACCAGGTGTTTCAGCTTGGCGGCTCAGGAGATGTAGAGCATATTATCCGGGCAGCTCTCCGGGATAGACAGCTTCTCTTCTTGTCTGCAACCATAAGCTCTGAGATTAGAAGCTTGGCCTATCGGGAGATGAAGGATCCGGCGGAGATCGGAATTGAACCTGAACAGCGTACGTCCAAGACCCTGGATCATGTGTATTTTGTCACTGAGGAACGGGAGAAGGTGGATACGCTGCGGCGTATCGTCCGCACCTATAATGCGCCCAAAGCCATCGTATTCGTTAACAACACCCAGGACATTGGTGAAGTAGAAGCCAAAATGAACTTTGTTGGTCTTCACGCGCAAGCCTTGTACGGCGATGCGGACAAGACGACCCGGAGCCTTGTGCTGCGGCGGTTCCGTGAAGGCAGCATCCAGCTGCTTATTGCCAGTGACGTAGCGGCAAGAGGGCTGGACATTGAAGACCTAGGCCTTATTATCAACTATGATCCGCCCATCGATTCGGAGCATTATGTGCACCGCTCGGGACGGACTGGGCGAATGGGCCGTAAGGGACTAGCCGTCTCTCTCGTTACTCCCCGTGAGGAATTCATCATCCGCAAGTTCGCGAAGGAGCTTGGCATCGAGTTCATTCAGCGCGCCTTGTATGGTGGACGTATCGTTGATCCTCACGAAGCAGGAGGAGCAAGGGCGGGTTCCGCAAGTAGACCACGTCCAGAACGCGGAGTCAGGCCTGCAAGCATGGGAAGTAAGGACAAGAACAGTACAATCAGCCGCACGGCAGGTGGGGATGCCAGAGCTAACCGAAGTGAATCGAAGGTCAGCGAACGGAAGCTGGACCGTCACCGTGACCGTAAGAACAAGGGTGCACCGAAGTGGCTCAAGGATAAACAGCCGCCTCGTTCGTAG
- a CDS encoding SDR family oxidoreductase → MEMLRDKVVVVTGASSGIGALTSRMLSEQGAIVILTARSVDKLEQVGAMLPGQHEIIPLDVGSDDEVARVFDRIYESYGRIDVLLNNAGYGKFEYCDEMPVQGFADMMNVNYMGIVRCTKAVLPFMKRAGTGQIVNIASIAGKLGTSKSTAYTATKHAVLGFSNALRQEVKEFGITVSTVNPGPIDTPFFELADPGGGYVKNVKWFMMKPQKVASAIVSVIQKRRAEVDLPWAAGMGIKLYQLFPRLADRLSYKLLNKK, encoded by the coding sequence GTGGAGATGCTGAGAGATAAGGTAGTTGTTGTGACGGGGGCATCAAGCGGCATAGGAGCCTTGACTTCAAGAATGCTGTCTGAGCAGGGAGCCATTGTGATTCTGACTGCCCGTTCAGTGGACAAGCTGGAACAGGTTGGCGCCATGCTTCCAGGACAGCATGAGATTATTCCTCTGGATGTCGGCAGCGATGACGAGGTGGCCAGGGTATTCGATAGGATCTATGAATCCTATGGGCGAATTGATGTGCTTCTCAACAATGCCGGCTACGGCAAATTCGAGTATTGTGATGAGATGCCTGTGCAGGGATTTGCGGATATGATGAATGTGAACTATATGGGGATTGTCCGGTGTACCAAGGCTGTTCTGCCTTTCATGAAGAGAGCAGGTACTGGCCAAATTGTAAATATTGCTTCTATAGCGGGCAAGCTGGGGACCTCCAAATCCACTGCATATACAGCCACCAAGCATGCGGTGCTTGGATTCAGCAACGCGTTGAGACAGGAAGTCAAAGAGTTCGGCATAACGGTATCCACAGTGAATCCCGGGCCGATCGATACGCCTTTCTTCGAGCTGGCAGATCCAGGTGGCGGCTATGTGAAGAATGTGAAATGGTTCATGATGAAGCCGCAGAAGGTAGCGTCTGCTATCGTCTCGGTGATCCAGAAGCGGAGAGCGGAAGTTGATCTGCCGTGGGCCGCAGGCATGGGAATCAAGTTATACCAGCTGTTCCCCCGCTTGGCCGACAGGCTCAGCTATAAACTTTTGAATAAGAAATAA
- a CDS encoding chemotaxis protein CheX, with translation MKAEVINPFLESAKLVIEQVIQISPSAGSLGIKDVVHMDNHIWIQVGMTGQLSGNVVFGLQEDVALRIVSLMMGGFVITEMDEMGTSAISELGNMISGNASTILSNQGFTVDITPPKVVKSTSSADSSSSKALFIPLTINGVGELDIQVMIS, from the coding sequence GTGAAGGCAGAAGTGATCAATCCTTTTTTAGAATCCGCGAAGCTTGTAATTGAACAAGTGATTCAAATTTCACCTTCCGCCGGAAGTCTTGGAATTAAGGATGTTGTTCATATGGATAACCACATATGGATTCAAGTTGGCATGACGGGACAGCTCAGCGGCAATGTGGTCTTCGGATTGCAGGAGGATGTCGCTTTGAGAATCGTATCGCTCATGATGGGTGGTTTTGTGATCACAGAGATGGACGAGATGGGAACAAGCGCCATTTCAGAGCTGGGGAATATGATTAGTGGTAATGCGAGTACGATTCTGTCGAACCAGGGCTTCACCGTGGATATTACTCCACCCAAAGTTGTGAAATCAACAAGCAGTGCTGACAGTTCATCTTCCAAGGCGCTGTTCATTCCACTTACGATCAATGGGGTAGGCGAACTGGATATTCAGGTTATGATCTCGTAG
- a CDS encoding LysR family transcriptional regulator — protein sequence MNISQLETLITISKTKSFRKAGELLNLTQPAVSAQIKSLEDEFKTVLVDRNQPVTLTDRGQVFLEHSERIVDIVEELKQKLSDMEHIPQGHIVLGTTTSIAIQILPRILSYFQDQFPLIKTSIQSMPSSQIYQNVENGLVDVGIGYLIERNPQIHASALYYDTFELVVSPFHPLAQARNPVLKDLQGVPLILLSPDTVGRRFVEDVFKQHHIEPNVVMELSSSEEVKRMVEINLGAAIISKQSISRELRLGTLRIVPIIELEVTHPVGVIYKSSRYINSAMQQFLNDLKGMPETHFISSE from the coding sequence ATGAACATAAGTCAATTGGAGACGCTCATAACCATCTCCAAAACAAAAAGTTTTCGTAAGGCGGGCGAGCTTTTGAATCTGACCCAGCCTGCAGTGTCCGCTCAAATCAAGAGTCTTGAGGACGAATTTAAAACTGTTCTTGTTGATCGCAATCAGCCTGTCACCTTAACGGACCGGGGTCAGGTTTTTCTTGAGCATTCTGAACGGATTGTGGATATTGTGGAGGAATTGAAGCAAAAGCTCTCTGATATGGAGCATATTCCGCAGGGCCATATCGTGCTGGGTACCACCACATCGATTGCCATCCAGATTTTGCCTCGCATTCTGTCCTATTTCCAGGATCAATTCCCGTTAATCAAGACAAGCATTCAATCCATGCCCTCTTCCCAAATTTATCAGAACGTGGAGAATGGACTTGTGGATGTGGGGATTGGGTATCTGATCGAGCGAAATCCGCAGATTCATGCTTCAGCCCTGTATTATGACACCTTTGAGCTTGTTGTCTCCCCTTTCCATCCATTGGCACAGGCAAGGAACCCAGTTCTGAAAGATCTGCAAGGTGTGCCGTTAATTCTTCTCTCACCCGATACCGTTGGACGCAGATTCGTAGAGGATGTATTCAAGCAGCATCATATCGAGCCAAATGTGGTGATGGAGCTCTCAAGCAGCGAGGAAGTCAAGCGGATGGTCGAGATCAACCTGGGTGCCGCAATCATATCCAAGCAGTCCATTTCCCGTGAGCTTCGGCTTGGCACACTTCGCATTGTTCCTATCATCGAGCTTGAGGTTACCCATCCTGTCGGCGTTATCTATAAATCCAGTCGTTACATCAATTCGGCCATGCAGCAATTTCTTAACGATCTAAAAGGAATGCCGGAGACCCATTTCATCAGTTCAGAGTAG
- a CDS encoding histidinol-phosphatase, which yields MKFDLHTHHFRCGHADGNIRDYIEAGIAAGLQVIGISDHTPYFGSPEEQPFPRIAMAKQELVNYVNEVLALKTEYEGKIDVLLGIESDFFPEHAETYRQVLASYPFDYIIGSVHSTFNSSIFNKSRWKGLRDKERIEHKEEYYNLIRQSARSGMFQILGHIDAMKGNYPAFSDIPAEAAIEDTLKTIAESNVAIEINTSGKTKLSGGWYPSDAILERALFHKVNVTFGSDAHKPFRVGDEWAEVAKRLKEIGFKEWVYYKNKQQISVPL from the coding sequence ATGAAATTTGATCTTCACACTCACCATTTTCGGTGCGGCCATGCCGACGGAAATATTCGAGACTACATTGAGGCTGGAATTGCCGCTGGTCTTCAAGTAATTGGCATTAGCGATCATACGCCTTATTTCGGGAGTCCGGAGGAGCAGCCTTTTCCCCGAATTGCTATGGCCAAACAGGAATTAGTCAACTATGTGAATGAAGTACTCGCACTCAAGACGGAGTATGAGGGGAAGATCGACGTCCTATTGGGGATTGAATCTGACTTTTTCCCGGAGCATGCTGAGACTTATCGCCAAGTACTTGCTTCCTATCCGTTTGATTATATTATCGGCTCGGTTCACAGTACTTTTAATAGCAGCATCTTCAATAAATCCCGCTGGAAGGGTCTTCGGGACAAAGAAAGAATTGAGCATAAGGAAGAATACTACAATCTGATCCGTCAATCGGCGCGCAGTGGAATGTTCCAGATTCTCGGTCATATTGATGCCATGAAAGGGAACTACCCTGCCTTCTCCGATATTCCAGCAGAGGCAGCGATCGAGGATACCTTGAAGACGATTGCAGAGTCCAATGTGGCTATCGAGATCAACACCTCCGGTAAGACCAAGCTCAGCGGCGGCTGGTATCCATCAGATGCGATTCTGGAGCGGGCTTTGTTCCACAAGGTTAACGTCACTTTTGGATCAGATGCCCATAAGCCTTTCCGGGTAGGCGATGAATGGGCAGAGGTCGCCAAGCGTCTTAAGGAGATCGGGTTCAAGGAATGGGTATACTACAAAAACAAACAGCAAATCTCCGTGCCTCTCTAG
- a CDS encoding GNAT family N-acetyltransferase, which translates to MIRGAYMLDKAAIRKNYPLIRTDRLILRQITSEDKTNLYNCISDPSVYPHLGLHSFPALFPSRLYRYFEESNRTLSTLHFAVCLHEDTSLIGLVSLQKWDDKKGTAILGYCISPAYWNKGIATEAVRAIIELGIQELGLKLIQGRCEESNRASRKVMMNCGMSREEEPQGGMNLHGNPRLITFTLKV; encoded by the coding sequence GTGATCCGGGGAGCTTATATGCTGGATAAAGCCGCCATCAGGAAGAACTACCCTTTAATTCGCACCGATCGGCTTATACTTAGACAGATTACCTCTGAAGACAAAACCAATCTGTATAACTGCATCTCAGATCCTTCCGTATATCCGCATCTTGGCCTTCACTCTTTTCCTGCTTTATTTCCCTCACGTCTCTACCGATATTTCGAGGAGTCCAACCGCACGCTGTCCACACTGCACTTTGCAGTCTGTCTGCATGAAGATACGAGCCTGATCGGCCTGGTCTCACTGCAGAAATGGGATGACAAGAAGGGAACCGCCATTCTCGGTTACTGCATATCTCCTGCCTACTGGAACAAAGGGATCGCGACCGAGGCGGTTCGCGCTATAATCGAGTTAGGAATTCAAGAGCTGGGCCTTAAGCTAATACAGGGGAGATGTGAGGAGAGCAACAGAGCTTCCCGGAAGGTCATGATGAACTGTGGGATGAGCAGAGAGGAAGAGCCCCAAGGCGGCATGAATTTGCATGGTAATCCCAGACTGATTACATTTACCCTGAAGGTTTAA
- a CDS encoding potassium channel family protein, which yields MQTLILFLDAVALIVLAVLFYRVDKRITGRVILLAPVIIYIALCLQDLLGLIDFASVLAPPALMRAVILLFVLFSVIFYIIFIFHRIALSVNKEVQLKSTVIRIFSATVMCILFFMVVYTSIYKTFGESAFKGDNIGDSLISQLISFLYFSLATFATVGYGDIRPVDDTSRLVVIMEILFSFVTVAYALSMIGVFRQIFKEEPLGGPLGGPRNNPVKSDKGGESDEGIEEI from the coding sequence ATGCAGACGCTAATACTTTTCCTTGATGCGGTGGCTTTAATTGTATTGGCTGTCCTCTTTTACAGGGTGGATAAGCGTATTACGGGAAGGGTTATTCTTCTGGCACCTGTGATCATTTATATTGCCTTGTGCCTGCAGGATTTGCTGGGGCTCATTGATTTTGCCTCTGTACTTGCCCCGCCCGCTTTGATGAGGGCAGTTATTTTGCTGTTCGTGCTGTTCTCGGTGATCTTCTATATCATCTTCATCTTCCACAGAATTGCACTGTCGGTGAACAAAGAGGTGCAGCTTAAGTCAACGGTGATCCGTATTTTTAGCGCCACAGTGATGTGTATATTGTTCTTCATGGTGGTGTATACGTCAATCTACAAAACATTTGGTGAAAGCGCATTTAAGGGTGATAACATTGGTGACAGCCTGATCTCTCAGCTGATCTCCTTTCTCTACTTCAGCTTGGCCACCTTCGCTACTGTAGGCTATGGGGATATCAGGCCCGTGGACGATACCAGCCGGCTGGTTGTAATTATGGAAATATTATTCAGCTTTGTAACGGTGGCCTATGCTTTATCCATGATTGGGGTGTTCCGTCAGATCTTTAAGGAAGAACCACTGGGCGGACCGCTCGGGGGGCCACGCAATAATCCTGTAAAAAGCGACAAAGGCGGGGAATCCGATGAAGGGATTGAGGAGATTTAA
- the sdhB gene encoding succinate dehydrogenase iron-sulfur subunit, whose protein sequence is MAQTTAAKKVKFIITRQDQPDSASYTEEFELSYRPGMNVISALMEIQRNPVNHDGKHTTPVCWESNCLEEVCGACSMVINGKPRQACAALIDKLEQPIRVEPMKTFPVVRDLVIDRSRMFNALKRVKAWIPIDGTYDLGPGPRMPEKKRQWAYELSKCMTCGVCLEACPNVNEKTNFIGPAAISQVRLFNSHPTGEMNKEERLEALMEDGGIEGCGNSQNCVRSCPKGIPLTTSIAEMNKQTTKHMFKRWLSV, encoded by the coding sequence ATGGCGCAGACAACAGCTGCTAAAAAAGTGAAGTTCATTATCACACGCCAAGATCAGCCGGACTCGGCTTCCTATACAGAGGAGTTCGAATTATCATATCGTCCCGGTATGAATGTAATCAGCGCGCTGATGGAGATTCAGCGTAATCCGGTCAATCATGACGGCAAGCACACGACTCCAGTATGCTGGGAATCCAACTGTTTGGAAGAGGTGTGCGGGGCATGCTCGATGGTTATCAACGGCAAACCGCGCCAGGCTTGCGCGGCCCTGATTGATAAGCTGGAACAGCCGATCCGTGTGGAGCCGATGAAGACGTTCCCGGTCGTTCGTGACCTGGTCATTGACCGCAGCCGGATGTTCAATGCACTCAAGCGGGTTAAGGCCTGGATTCCAATTGACGGTACTTACGACCTCGGACCGGGACCCCGGATGCCTGAGAAGAAGCGTCAATGGGCATACGAGCTGTCCAAGTGCATGACCTGCGGGGTGTGTCTTGAGGCTTGTCCGAACGTGAATGAGAAGACGAACTTCATCGGTCCGGCAGCGATCTCGCAGGTCAGACTGTTCAATTCACACCCAACCGGGGAGATGAACAAGGAAGAACGTCTGGAAGCGTTAATGGAGGATGGAGGCATTGAGGGCTGCGGCAACTCGCAGAACTGTGTGCGTTCCTGCCCGAAAGGTATTCCGCTGACGACTTCTATTGCCGAGATGAATAAGCAGACCACCAAGCATATGTTCAAGCGCTGGCTCAGCGTATAG
- the sdhA gene encoding succinate dehydrogenase flavoprotein subunit, translated as MAKQSIVIVGGGLAGLMATIKAAEAGVHVTLFSLVPVKRSHSVCAQGGINGAVNTKGEGDSPWEHFDDTVYGGDFLANQPPVKAMCEAAPGIIHLMDRMGVMFNRTPEGLLDFRRFGGTKRHRTAFAGATTGQQLLYALDEQVRRYEAAGLVTKHEHWEFLSAVLDDEGVCRGICAQDLRSMEIQTFMSDAVILATGGPGIIFGKTTNSVINTGTAASAVYQQGVKYANGEFIQIHPTAIPGDDKLRLMSESARGEGGRIWTYKDGKPWYFLEEKYPSYGNLVPRDIATREIFHVCVDEKLGINGENMVYLDLSHKDPKELDVKLGGIIEIYEKFMGDDPRKIPMKIFPAVHYSMGGMWVDYNQMTNIPGLFAAGECEYQYHGANRLGANSLVSAIFGGMQAGPKAVEYIRGLKKSAEDIQPGVYSSAKKQQEEKYMNILAMNGTENAYVIHKELGEWMTDNMTVVRYNSKLEATINKIKELKVRYKNININDVSNWNNSGAAFTRQLWNMLELSEAMTLGALLRNESRGAHYKPEFPDRNDEEFLKTTKATWTPEGPQIAYEDVDVSLIPPRVRDYSKD; from the coding sequence ATGGCTAAACAAAGTATTGTCATTGTCGGCGGAGGTCTAGCCGGCTTGATGGCCACCATCAAAGCTGCGGAAGCGGGAGTACATGTAACGCTGTTCTCCCTCGTGCCGGTCAAACGGTCACACTCCGTGTGCGCGCAGGGTGGAATTAACGGAGCAGTTAACACCAAGGGTGAAGGTGATTCACCATGGGAGCATTTCGATGACACCGTCTATGGCGGAGACTTCCTTGCCAATCAGCCGCCGGTTAAGGCGATGTGTGAAGCGGCACCTGGAATTATCCACCTGATGGACCGGATGGGCGTCATGTTCAACCGGACACCGGAAGGCCTGCTTGACTTCCGCCGGTTCGGGGGCACGAAGCGCCACCGGACCGCCTTCGCAGGCGCTACTACCGGGCAGCAGCTCCTGTACGCCTTGGATGAACAGGTTCGCAGATATGAAGCCGCAGGACTTGTCACCAAGCATGAGCACTGGGAGTTCCTCTCGGCAGTGCTGGACGATGAGGGCGTATGCCGCGGAATTTGTGCTCAGGACCTGCGGTCCATGGAGATCCAGACCTTCATGTCCGATGCCGTCATTCTGGCGACGGGAGGCCCTGGTATTATTTTTGGTAAAACCACGAACTCTGTCATCAACACAGGTACAGCGGCGAGTGCTGTATATCAGCAAGGTGTCAAATATGCGAACGGTGAATTCATACAGATTCACCCGACCGCCATTCCAGGGGATGACAAGCTGCGGCTGATGTCGGAATCCGCACGTGGTGAGGGTGGACGCATCTGGACTTACAAGGATGGCAAGCCGTGGTACTTCCTTGAAGAGAAATACCCGTCATACGGCAATCTTGTGCCGCGCGACATCGCAACCCGCGAGATCTTCCATGTATGTGTCGATGAGAAGTTGGGGATTAACGGGGAGAACATGGTGTACCTTGATCTATCCCATAAAGACCCGAAGGAGCTTGATGTCAAGCTTGGCGGTATTATCGAGATCTACGAGAAGTTCATGGGTGATGACCCGCGTAAGATTCCTATGAAAATATTCCCGGCAGTCCATTATTCCATGGGCGGCATGTGGGTGGACTACAACCAAATGACCAATATTCCCGGCCTGTTCGCGGCTGGAGAGTGTGAGTATCAATATCACGGCGCCAACCGGCTTGGCGCGAATTCGCTCGTATCTGCCATCTTCGGCGGCATGCAGGCTGGTCCGAAGGCAGTGGAATATATCCGCGGTCTTAAGAAATCAGCTGAAGATATCCAGCCAGGCGTATACAGCAGTGCGAAGAAGCAGCAGGAAGAGAAGTACATGAATATCCTTGCCATGAATGGTACCGAAAATGCTTATGTTATTCATAAAGAGCTCGGCGAGTGGATGACAGATAATATGACCGTCGTTCGTTATAATAGCAAGCTTGAAGCGACGATTAACAAGATTAAGGAACTTAAAGTCCGTTATAAGAACATTAATATCAATGATGTGTCGAACTGGAACAACAGCGGCGCGGCATTTACCCGTCAGCTGTGGAACATGCTCGAGCTGTCCGAAGCCATGACACTTGGAGCTCTGCTGCGCAATGAGAGCCGCGGTGCCCATTATAAGCCGGAATTCCCGGATCGTAATGATGAAGAATTCCTGAAGACAACCAAAGCTACATGGACGCCGGAAGGGCCTCAAATCGCATATGAGGACGTGGATGTATCCTTGATCCCGCCGCGCGTTCGAGACTATTCGAAGGATTAA